In Streptomyces rapamycinicus NRRL 5491, the genomic stretch GGCCTGGGTGCGGGCGTCCTGGTGGAAGGACACCCAGCCGGTGATTCCGCACATGGGTACGACTCCTCGGTGAGGGCTTAACGATCGATGGCTCAGCGGGGTGCGGCGGGTGCCGTGTCGGTGGCGTTCTCTGGGAGGTTCGCCGCGCCCCGGGCGGGCAGGGCGAGCAGCGGCACGGCGAGGCAGGCGGCGGTGGCGGCCAGCACCAGGCCCGTCCGTGCGCCGCCGTCCTGGCCCGTCAGCCTCCAGACCGCCGTGGCAAGAGCCGGGCCGAGCGTGAAGCCGAGGCTGCGGGCGAGCTGAACCGTGGAGCCGACCGTGGCGGTGCGGCCCGGCGGAGCGGCGCCCATGACCAGGGCCTGGGTGGGTCCGCCGGTCAGCCCCATGCCGAGTCCGGCCAGGACCAGCCGCCAGGCCACCTCGGGCGGGGACCAGCCGTCGCCCGGCAGGACGAGCAGCAGCAGCCCGGTGGCGGTGAGGGCGGCACCGGTGACCGCGACGGGCCTGGCACCGTAGCGGTCGGCGAGCCGTCCGCCGAGGGGGCCCGCCAGCCCCATGCCGAGGGGGAAGGCGAGCACGGTCAGGCCCGTGGTGGTGGCGCTGACGTCCTCGTCGTGCCGGAGGTGCAGGGCGACCACGTAGTGCATGGCGGCGAAGCCCACCGCCAGCGCCAGCACCGCGCCGTGCACTCGCAGCAGCCCGGCGGCCCGCAGCACATCGGTCACCGGACGGCCGCCGGGGCCGCGCAGCCACCACCACAGCGGCGGTACGGCGACGAGGGCGAGAGTGAGCCAGGCGGGTGCGTCGGAGACCAGGGTCAGGGACAGCAGCAGGATCGTTACGCCTGTGGCCACCAGGGCCGTATCGGCAAGGGAGCGCCGGTCCGGGCGGCTCAGGCGCCCGGACCGGGGCATCGCCCGCCACACCACCGCCAGCGCCACCGCGCAGAGCGGGATCTTGACCAGGAAGATCCAGCGCCAGCCCAGATGGTCCAGGACCAGCCCTCCGGCCGCCGGTCCGATGACGGCGCCCAGGGGGCCGAGGGTCGCCGGCACGCTCATCGCGCGCCCGCGCAGTTCCGGCCGCACGGAGCGGACCGCCAGCACCGGCATCAGCACGAACAGCACCGCGCCGCACGCGCCCTGTCCGATCCGGGCGGCGATCAGCCACGACGCCCAGGGGGACGCGGCGGCGAGCGCGCTGCACAGCCCGAAGCCGGCGGTCGCGGCCAGCAGCGCGGGGCGGACGCCCATGCCGTCGAGCCACCGGCCGACGGGCAACAGAAGTGCGACGACCGGGAGTTGATAGCCCAGGACCACCCACTGCGCCGCCGCGTCCGACACCCCCAGGCCCTCGGAGATGTCCGCGAGCGCCACGTTCACGATGTTCATGTCGAGCATCGCCACGAACGACAGCACGCCCGCAACTGACACCAGGAGCCAGCGGTCGTGCACTTCGGGTACGTCCCCGGGCCGCTCCGCACCGGACGTGTCGTCCGTCATGCGCCCTCCCGCTGGCCAACCACCGCGTTTTCGCGATGGTCGAGGGCGATCAGCGGGTCCCCGGTCAGCGGGTGCTCGATCACGGCCGCGCGCACGCCGAACACCTCGGCCAGCAGGGGCGGCCGCAGCACGTCGCGGGGTGCGCCGGAGGCGACCACCCGGCCCTCGTGCAGGACGTGGAGCCGGTCGCACACGGAAGCGGCGGCGTTGAGGTCATGCAGCGAGACCAGGGTCGTACGACGGTGGCCGCGCAGCAGGGCGAGCAGTTCGACCTGGTGGCGGAGGTCGAGGTGGTTCGTCGGCTCGTCCAGGACCAGGACGTCCGTCGCCTGGGCGAACGCGCGGGCCAGCAACACGCGTTGGCGTTCGCCGCCGGACAGCTCGGTGTAGCGGCGGGCGGAGTGGTCCGCCATGCCGACATCGGCGAGGGCACGGGCGACCATGTCCCGGTCGGCGGCGTCGTCCCCGGCGAACGCCCGCTTGTAGGGGGTGCGCCCCATGGCGACGACCTCACGCACGGTCAGCTCGAAGTCCGCACCGCGCTCCTGCGGGAGGGCCCCGATGTGCCGGGCCGACCGGGCGGGGCTCAGCTCGCGGATGTCGGTGCCCTGGAGCAGCACGCGCCCGGCGGCGGGCTTCAGGTGCCGGTACACGGTCCGCAGGATCGTGGACTTGCCGCTGCCGTTGGGCCCGACCAGGCCGGTGATCTCGCCCGCGGCCGCGATGAGGTGGGCACCGGCCACGACCGTGCGCCCAGCATACGCGACGCTCAGGCCCTCGATGTCGATCCTCAACCGGCGCTCCCCCGGTCCGTCCCCGGCTCCCACTTCCCCGGGCAGGACCGCGTCTCCCGCCCTCCGTCCGGTCCTCAACTCCCGCTCCCCAACCGC encodes the following:
- a CDS encoding MFS transporter, translated to MTDDTSGAERPGDVPEVHDRWLLVSVAGVLSFVAMLDMNIVNVALADISEGLGVSDAAAQWVVLGYQLPVVALLLPVGRWLDGMGVRPALLAATAGFGLCSALAAASPWASWLIAARIGQGACGAVLFVLMPVLAVRSVRPELRGRAMSVPATLGPLGAVIGPAAGGLVLDHLGWRWIFLVKIPLCAVALAVVWRAMPRSGRLSRPDRRSLADTALVATGVTILLLSLTLVSDAPAWLTLALVAVPPLWWWLRGPGGRPVTDVLRAAGLLRVHGAVLALAVGFAAMHYVVALHLRHDEDVSATTTGLTVLAFPLGMGLAGPLGGRLADRYGARPVAVTGAALTATGLLLLVLPGDGWSPPEVAWRLVLAGLGMGLTGGPTQALVMGAAPPGRTATVGSTVQLARSLGFTLGPALATAVWRLTGQDGGARTGLVLAATAACLAVPLLALPARGAANLPENATDTAPAAPR
- a CDS encoding ABC transporter ATP-binding protein, whose amino-acid sequence is MRIDIEGLSVAYAGRTVVAGAHLIAAAGEITGLVGPNGSGKSTILRTVYRHLKPAAGRVLLQGTDIRELSPARSARHIGALPQERGADFELTVREVVAMGRTPYKRAFAGDDAADRDMVARALADVGMADHSARRYTELSGGERQRVLLARAFAQATDVLVLDEPTNHLDLRHQVELLALLRGHRRTTLVSLHDLNAAASVCDRLHVLHEGRVVASGAPRDVLRPPLLAEVFGVRAAVIEHPLTGDPLIALDHRENAVVGQREGA